Below is a genomic region from Doryrhamphus excisus isolate RoL2022-K1 chromosome 16, RoL_Dexc_1.0, whole genome shotgun sequence.
aaggcacatacatttagagtagtgttTTCCTATTAAATGAtatcttcaagatgaaacactcttaatgcacaaattAATCATTCagacttatttgttgatatgatgcacacagagcaagtaACAATTTGCTAAGCTGTGTCCTTCCtgctgccatctctgtgcaCTTTGAGGCGTTGAGCTCATGTACGAATAATGTGCCAGAATTAAATTATTCTGAGCTCTAATACTAATGTTCCTTTGAGGATTGTATTGTTTAGGACCATATGTGCTGACCAGTCTTACTGAATAGAGCATGAAATATTCAACGTTGAACATTTTGCTTCCTGTTTTGTGCCAATTGCAGCTGACATTGCAGAAATGGTTTGCTCACTCCCTCCTCTTGTCTGTAATCTTCAACTCAAGATCAGTTGTGttgacaaaaatacacaatattttaAGAATATAAACTGGTCACTTTGTGGTTTGACTGTACAGCCATATTGCtattgtactgtaaaaaaattgTCACATTAAACTCTGATGTGTTCGATTAGATGGAAATAAAAAAGTTAGTTAAAATTAAACAATCTCCTGTCACCATTACCACTCAAGTAAAGCACAACTGAACTGTTTAGTTGTCTAGTAGACATTTGTagtgacatgaaaaaaatagtgTACTTGCCGtaaatttgtattgtattactgTGTATTCCTTCAATAATGACAAGTCGTCGTGGATTGCTTCATAACAGTAATTGTGATTATCAAACAATTCTTTTGGTATTATCACTGACTGATGCAATCAAACgaattatattttcataaaaaaacaaaccaaaaacacaaGATTTCAACATCATATTTCTCTGTGTAATACCGGTGGTTTGGCAGAGACGACTGCGGAAAATATTCATGTCTTTACATGTTTGCCGAGGACAGCTTTGCAGGCaggtatgttaaaaaaaaaaaaaaaaaaaatagtccacCAACACTGCGTGTGTCTCATCTTCTAGCTGTAGTTCCTCAGGTATACTAGTTTGTGAGGCTGGAACTTCTCACGACACAGGGGACACTCCGCCTGTAAGGAGTCATGCCAATAAGAGACACACAGTACATGATGGAACAACTGTATGCATTCTCAAAACATGTAAACAGTACATTCTGATTACCTTAAACAACAGTGTGCTGTAGAGAGTGTGCTGATCCTGACATGAGCCTTACCTTTGTGTTGCACCACTCTGTGATACACTCCCAGCAGAAAAGATGTCCACAGGGAGTAGAGGTCGGGTGTCTGCGCCCTTCTAGGCAGAGGATGCAGCGAGCAGCCCTGGATGTCTGGGTTTGCTGTgggctaaaaacaaaaaagggtgTTAAAAACAGTGAAAGGTGTCCATCTTGACCATGTATATCATGGTTTATTTGAACATGTACACCCATAGGTGATACGGAAGAGTTTCTCATCACCACATACTTAACTCACCTGCCACTAAGGTTTCTGTAGCACTTCCACTCCTGCCTGGCTCGTTGTCTCTGTCTGAAGTTATTGAGCTGCAAACACAACGTAAGCAGCAGCTGGATGAGGGACACGGCTCCCAGCAGCCTGTAGCTGCTCCTGATGGTCCTGTCATCGCTCCTCAGCCCCGAGACACGAAGCTGCACACACAAGCTTGTgctaattaataaatacatactatatgtatatattagggTTGTCATTATGTGTATACTGCGGTTACATTTTTAGTGTAATTAACACAAGGACACCGACCGCTCTAATGATGGCAGACGAAGGTACAATATGGTACAAGACCTGAACACATTAACAGACTTACATAGCTGATTCCAGCAGTCCTCTTGGACAGGTGATAGAAAATGCCACTGATGTAAAAAAGAGCCACATGGAATCTGTGCAGGAGGCTCAGGGTCTGCTGTAGGACAAACACAGCCGGCACACACTTTCTCCTCTGGGGCTCTGACAACACTCCCACTGCCCTCTGAATGCATTTTCTCAGGCAAAGCTCCAGGCTCCACGGTCCTGATGCTACCTGCCGCCGTCTGATTCCGGAGCCAGATTCCTGTCCACCTTCTAGCTCATTTTCCAAACACACCAAGACCTTGTCGAAGAGGTAGGGCAGGAATGTGTGACAGAAGACAAAGAAGCCTCGTCTGGCTGCCGTGGGGATTCGTCTTCGACTGGGGTCAACTTGGATGATGTTGACATACTCCTCACCCAGGGTTTGGTAGCCTGACAAGGATGGATGGTTACAAATACTGAATTCAGATCAGCATCAAAGTATTGTATCCAGTGACCACAGCAAAACTATACTGCATATGATATCATATAAAGTTGGTAACATTTATTTCTAATGTGAAGTAGTTGCTGCAGTGCCACttgaattaaacatttaattttatgaAGAGGTGAATACATTCAGAGTTACAGTCACAGACGGCAGGCGAACATGGTCCTGCAGATTTACTTTGTCACTGTACCAAGTGGATGCAAACAATTTTCACCAGCTAAACAAAGACAGTGTTTATTAGTCACCCTGAGACTCTCTCTAAAAGCTAGTTTTATCATCAGATATATAACATCAGCTGCTTTTTACAACCCCCCAAAACATTGCCAAAATCATGGAAATAGTGTCTAAGCCAGATTTAGTGAAGCTAATCCATGCCTTTGTGTCCAGCAGGCTAGACTACTGTAACAGCCTTCTCACCAGGCTTGCGACACAAGCTGTAAAAAAAGCTGCAGTACATTAAAAATGCTGCTGCTGCAGTCCTGGTTAGAAGCAGGAACTGTGACCGTATTAGTCCAGTGCTCAGATCCCCGCACAGGCTTCCTGTCAGCACATAAAACAGGTGACTCACAGACATTTTATGTTGGTTTGGGCAACCTACCTATGAGTGTTGTCAAACCAAAATAGGCCACGTCTGAAAGCAGCTCGACTTCTTTCCTCCAGTCCAACCATCTTTTTGATCCtagaataaaacaataataataatacgggcAAGTTAATGAGACAAATGGGGACACATTGATGGCAAACAAAACTGCCTGTAAACTATTGCTTGAGAAGTTTGTTTATACGTGGGAAGTTGAGAAATCAGTGAATTGACAATTCAAAGATGAATGAGTTTAcaaggttaggattagggttagcaTATTGCACAATTCACATAGCATGTAACGAATACAACTTTTGGTTCAGCCAAAATAACAACCAGATTAACCCTCGGACTTAAAGACCTGCGTGGATTTGGCAAAAAAACCCTCACCCGTAAGCGTTTGAAAAGCTTCATTTGCGTTGTTTCTGAGGAAGGTTTGATAATATTCATCCTTCTGACTGGATCGAATTAGCTGAGACTGGTTAGCAGGGGCGAGGGGCATCGCGATTTACATTGAATGGGTGCTAACAGGCTACTGCTACATATATTCAACTTGCTACGAGGCGCCGGCAAAAAATGAAAGCAACGGAATGCTTAATATTACCGCTAACCTGCCTACACGATACATTTACTAATTTGTCGGTGTTGCTATCCTAACGGctcatgttttttgtgtgtggcgcAAGTTGATGACGACAAACAACGCGGAAGTGGGCGATATGTAAACAAACACCAGACTGAAAATCAAGGTTCATAATGTCACAGTGCCATCCAACGGTTATTTTAGGCATTGCAATCAAGTAGGTCTATTACATCTATGACATTACCATGTTCTATGCTGATATACAAAAGTTTTCCATTGTTGGCTTTCTGagcaaatgtcattttttgttttaaaaatatatcaagtAATCATTTAGAATTTTCATGCatagaaaaacatatttcttaCAATTACAGCATTCTCAAATCATAATACCTGTATACAATAATTAACTATTATTGAATTTTGTCATGTAggccacaaagtcaggagatcaaatctccgctcgggcatctctgtgtggagtttgcatgttcttctcgtgcgtgcatgggttttctctgggtactccggtttcctcccacattccaaaaacatgctaggttaattggtggctccaaattgtccataggtatgaatgtgagtgtgaatggttgtttgtctatatgtgccctgtggtgggctggcgaccattacagggtgtaccccgcctcttgcccgaagacagctgggataggctccagcacccctgcgaccctcatgaggataagcggtagaaaatgatgaaaatgaatgataaacaCTAATAAAGAATGTACTGGAGCCTGAGAACATTTATCAAAGAAATATTAAAGTATCCTGACTATGTACATTGGTGTCACTTATTACTTAAGGCAACCTGTTCAGGATCACAGTTTCAAATATCGTCCTCTCTATTTGACGACTATCTGATGACATCATGTCAGCTTTTACAATGTGCCACAATAAACTGAGAAAATAGGTcaagagcattcattcattcattcaaaaagtTCTGCTGCGATCGGTCCGAAAAGTTGCAGAACCAGTTTCTTTGTCTCCCCCTGAGCCAGTAAGGTGTACTGTATCTGCCAAAGAGGACTTCCCATTATAAGCCCATTCCACTGCTTTCACTGAGTCTTTCCATATGCAGTCCTAACAACCCTTGGACAATCTGTTCGCCATCCTGCTTACCAGGAAGTTGAACTTTGCTTTCATTTGTGAAAGGAGGAGCCGGAACGTGTTTTCCCCTCTCTTGACTTCAAGTCAACTATTATAATTTGTTTCAAGCAGAAAAGGGATGCTGTGGGGAGCAGTGTGGTGTTTGGATGTAAAATCAGGTAAGATGCAACCTGACCAACCTGTGTTTGTGGATTTACCGTATTGCAAAATTTTATTCTAAAGGATTTGTAAAGTTGTATGTGGGTCAACTATGGCATCTCACTGTCTTGAGCAGACTTTACCTGTCttggaatatgtttttttgttgttatatgAGATTGTACTTGctttaaaacaacacaaacgtTAAACCAAGTCAATCAACGCTGCAGTGGAGGAGATCTGATCACAATACCAGATAAACATCACAATGGATGCTTGTGTTCTTTgcttagccatttttatgagcCTCCTTTTTGAACACTAGTGTTATTGCCAGAGACAATCTcatacttttattgcaaattgcTTTCTCTCAGAAGATCTGCTGTTATTGGTTTTTGTCTGTATGGAAttttccatgtcttttatgcatcttttttttttttttttttacaacaatggTTCATTATCCACAGTTTGTTACAACATGGCAAATTTGATCCGGTTGAGTCATCTGGTAATGCTTTGTGTATTATCTTCAATGATAAGAAAGTATTGCGATACAGTAATTATGTGATAATCTCCAAACATTTGCATAAAACGGTCCACAATACATCATAACATCCATGTACAGTAACTATGTCTTCttgtacataaaataattgaataattgaaATAGATACCGGACTCCGGACAGTTGTATGAATTAagcaaaagtttgtttttttcctacatttTTGAATGCCCTGCAAAGACATCATAGTTGATTCATAGAGGTGGTTTCATAGAGGCTCTTTTAGGGCTCGACAATATCAGTAAAagtcttaaaataaaataaaattgacaaagtgtctaaatacacacacacacgcacacaacccCCCCAAACATTTGTGTTTGATGGTAAAGGACATGCCCTGACCTGCAGATGAAGCAATCTGCCGACCAACCTCTTACAAACAGTTCTCAACATGTTCTCCTGTCTGCCCACCACATCTACCAAACCCCTCCTCCAtcagacacacacattcattgtgTGGATCTGCTTTACACACTAAAGGTTTAAAGCAGAATTCTGGGGCATCTTATCTTTTCATGAGTCAGATCATAGCCCAAAAACTCAACGGTAAGTAAAGCAAAGCTATAGTATAGCATAGCTATAGTGTTAGTTGTCATGCTGTATATTCATTCTCTTTTCATTGGTTAAAGCGGTTTTGAACCTGGGTGTTTCAATGGAATTCTGTGTTCCGTGTTTCAGTTTCAATTCGGCACAATCGAATTTGGAAGATGGGGTTTTGAAAGATGTTGTAAACTCTGTGGGGTGTGACGACTGCTGTTTGTTACCAT
It encodes:
- the pex10 gene encoding peroxisome biogenesis factor 10; amino-acid sequence: MPLAPANQSQLIRSSQKDEYYQTFLRNNANEAFQTLTGSKRWLDWRKEVELLSDVAYFGLTTLIGYQTLGEEYVNIIQVDPSRRRIPTAARRGFFVFCHTFLPYLFDKVLVCLENELEGGQESGSGIRRRQVASGPWSLELCLRKCIQRAVGVLSEPQRRKCVPAVFVLQQTLSLLHRFHVALFYISGIFYHLSKRTAGISYLRVSGLRSDDRTIRSSYRLLGAVSLIQLLLTLCLQLNNFRQRQRARQEWKCYRNLSGSPQQTQTSRAARCILCLEGRRHPTSTPCGHLFCWECITEWCNTKAECPLCREKFQPHKLVYLRNYS